A section of the Papio anubis isolate 15944 chromosome 2, Panubis1.0, whole genome shotgun sequence genome encodes:
- the AADAC gene encoding arylacetamide deacetylase — MGRKSLYLLIGGILIAYYIYTPLSDNIEEPWRLMWINAHLKTIENLATFVELLGLHHIMDSLKVVWSFYEVPPTSDENVTVTETKFNNILVRVYVPKRKSEVLRRGLFYIHGGGWCIGSAAVNDYDLLSRWTADRLDAVVISTNYRLAPKYHFPIQFEDVYNALRWFLRKTVLAKYGVNPERIGISGDSAGGNLAAAVTQQLLDDPDVKIKLKIQALIYPALQPLDVDLPSYQENSNFLLLSKSLMVRFWSEYFTTDRSLEKAMLSRQHVPVESSHLFKFVNWSSLLPERFIKGHVYNNPNYGSSELAKKYPGFLDVRAAPLLADDKKLHSLPLTYVITCQYDPLRDDGLMYVTRLRNAGVQVTHNHVEDGFHGAFSILELKISHRLINQYIEWLKENL, encoded by the exons ATGGGAAGAAAATCACTATACCTTCTGATTGGGGGGATCCTCATAGCATATTATATTTATACGCCTCTCTCAGATAACATTGAGGAGCCATGGAGATTGATGTGGATAAACGCGCATCTGAAAACTATAGAAAATTTG gCTACATTTGTGGAGCTGCTGGGACTTCACCACATTATGGATTCTTTGAAGGTTGTCTGGAGCTTTTATGAAGTCCCACCAACCTCAGATGAAAATGTCACTGTGACtgagacaaaattcaacaacattCTTGTTCGAGTATATGTGCCAAAGCGAAAGTCTGAAGTACTAAGAAGGGGGTTGTTTTATATCCATGGTGGAGGCTGGTGCATAGGAAGTGCTG CTGTAAATGATTATGACTTGCTGTCAAGATGGACAGCAGACCGACTTGATGCTGTCGTCATATCAACCAA CTACAGATTAGCACCTAAGTATCATTTCCCAATTCAATTTGAAGATGTATATAACGCCTTAAGGTGGTTCTTACGTAAAACAGTTCTTGCAAAATACGGTGTGAACCCTGAGAGAATCGGTATTTCTGGAGATAGTGCAGGAGGGAATTTAGCTGCAGCAGTGACTCAACAG CTCCTTGATGACCCAGATGTCAAGATCAAACTCAAGATCCAGGCTTTAATTTATCCTGCCCTTCAGCCTCTTGATGTAGATTTACCATCATATcaagaaaattcaaattttctaCTTCTATCCAAATCACTCATGGTCAGATTCTGGAGTGAATATTTTACCACTGATAGATCACTTGAAAAAGCCATGCTTTCCAGACAACATGTACCTGTGGAATCAAGTCATCTCTTCAAATTTGTTAATTGGAGTTCCCTGCTCCCTGAGAGGTTTATAAAAGGACATGTTTATAACAACCCAAATTATGGCAGTTCTGAGCTGGCTAAAAAATATCCAGGGTTCCTAGATGTGAGGGCAGCCCCTTTGTTGGCTGATGACAAAAAATTACATAGTTTACCCCTGACCTATGTCATCACCTGTCAATATGATCCCTTAAGAGATGATGGACTCATGTATGTCACCCGACTTCGCAACGCTGGAGTTCAGGTTACTCATAACCATGTTGAGGATGGATTCCATGGAGCATTTTCAattctggaacttaaaattagTCACAGACTTATAAATCAGTATATTGAGTGGCTAAAGGAAAATCTATAG